A region of the Kribbella sp. NBC_01245 genome:
CCGATCCGGACGGTCCCATGATCGCGGTGAACCGGCCGACACCGAAGTCCACCGAGACGCCGTCGAGGGCGGCCACGGCGGTATCACCCTCGCCGTACACCTTGCGCAGGTCTTGGGCGCGGATGGCGGTTCGATGGCCGGCGGCGGGAGCCTGCGACAAAGTAGCCGCGGGGATCGTCATGGTTCTCCTTGGACACGGGCGGCAAGTTCGTCTCGCCGCGCTACCCAAGAAGCTATTGATCAATCGACCGCATTCCGTCCGACCATCGACTGCACTCCCCGTACGACCCTGGTCGTACACGGGGTCCGACGACTAGTCCTCTGGATGAGGGCCGGCCCAGAGGCCGCGGACGTGACCGATGTGCCGCAGCATCAATTGTTCGGCGCCGGCGGCGTCGCGGGCCTCGACGAGATCGACCAGTTCGTGGTGCTCGGCGGCGGACTGGCCGAGGCGGCCGCTCTCCACCAGCGGGGTCAGGCCGAGCAACCTGGTCTGTGAGCGCAGGTCGGACACGACGTCCACGAGCCGCGAGTTGCCGCTGTACGCCAGCAGGGTGACGTGGAAGACCCGGTCCGCCTCGATGTAGTCGATCAGGTTGCCGGCTTCTGCCGCGACCACGATGTCCTCGGCGAGCTCCCGGAGCCGGGGGAAGTCCTCCGCGGGGATGAGCGGTACGACGTCGCGCACGGTCGGCGGCTCGATCAGCAGGCGCAGCGAGGTCACGTTGTCGAGATCGTCGTCCGACATCTCGGTCACCCGGAAGCCCTTGTTGGGCAGCGAGATGACGAGACCCTCCTTCACCAGGTCGAGCATCGCCTCCCGCACGGGAGTCGCCGAGACGCCGAACTTGGCGCCCAACATCGGCGCGGAATAGACGGTGCCGGGCTCCATCTCGCCGGAGATGACCGCGGCGCGCAGGGCGTGCGCGACGTTGTCACGCAGGCTCTCCCGTTTGAGCCTGCGCACGCTGGGCAGCGGACGGGCGCTGCTGGCCTTCTCGGTCGACACGTCCACATTGTGGTCCACGATCGGTCCGAGGGGGAAACGACCGGCCGTCACGGCGTCGCTCGGACCCCGCCGCCAATGGATCGGACGAGTTCTGTCAGCCGGCAGTACACCTGTTCCGAGCTGAGGCCGTCGTGCTCGTACTCGTTGGTGACCCAGGCCTGCAGGTTCCCCACTCGTGCCGCCGTTTCCAGCTGCAGCCCGGAGTCGACGTACATGTCGTCGAAATAGACCGCGGCGGCCACCGGCACCTCGTTCGACGCGAGCCGGTCCAGGTCGTACAGCGGACCCCACGGTGAGCGCGCGGCGAGCAGCTCCACGGCGTCCCGGAACGGCCTGAGCACCCGGATCTCCTCGAACATCCAGGGGTACATCATCTCGCCCGTGAACAGCAGCGGCCGGGCCGATTCCGCAAAGGCAGGACGGGCCGCCCTCTCCCGCTCCGCCGCCCAAGACGTTCCACTGTCGCCGGATCCGTAGATGCTCTCCTGCAAAGCGGCGAACAACGGCCCGTCACTGAACGACGTACGGACGGTCACCTGGCTGAGGAACGTCTCGGACAAGTCGTCCCCCGTGAACGCCTCATCGAGCAGCCAGTGCATCCGCTCGTACCCCGGCTTCATCCCGAAATCGAGCCCGAGCGACTGGAACCGCCGTACGGTCAGCAGATCGCCATCCGGCAGCCGCACGTCTCCCACCGCCAGCCGATCGGCGATGGCCGCGACGACGTCGACGTTGTGCGGATAGCGGCGGTAGAACTCGCGGTTCTTCGCCTCGACGCGCGGATACGTACGCCGGTAGACCTCGGCGGCATCCGGCGTGACGGACGCGAGCCCGCCGGTGACGTAACAGGCCAGTAGACCTTCAGGCGCCTGCGAGAGGTACGTCAGCGTGATGAAGCCGCCGTAGCTCTGGCCTAGCGTCGACCACCGAACGCCGCCGTACACCGTAGTGCGCAGGTGTTCGGCGTCAGCCACGATCGAGTCGGCCCGGAAGCACGCCAGGTAGTCGGCCGCCTGCTCCGCCGTGTCGAAGGAGCTCATCCGCCGCCCGTCGACCGGCGTACTCCGGCCGGTGCCGCGTTGATCCAGGAGCACCACGCGGTACGTCTTCAGCGCCTCGCCGATCCAGCCCTTCGCCTCGGTCGGCCGTGGCGCCTTACCGCCCGGGCCGCCCTGGAGGAACAACAGGCAGGGCAGGTTCTCGTTCTTCCGCACAGGATCCACGAGCTCCCGCGCGAAAACGGTGATTCGCCGCTGGTCGGAGTCGTCCCACCAGTTCAGTGGCACCTCCAGCGTGTGCTCGCGGACGTGCATGCCGGGAATCGTGTAGCTCGTCATCTGGTGAGAGTCCGTTCCTGTTCGCGCGACCGACGCCGCCGGTCCCACTCCGGGTTGATCCGCGGAACGGCGGCCAGCAACGTCTTGGTGTATTCGTGCTGGGGCTGGTCGAAGACGGCGTCTCGCGACCCCAGTTCGACAATTCTGCCCTGGTTCATCACGGCGACCCGCTGGGCGATCTGCCGGACCACGGCCAGGTCATGCGCGATGAAGATGTAGCTGAAGCCGCTCTCGCGTTGCAACCGCATCAGCAGGTTGAGGATCTGCGCCTGGATCGACACGTCCAGCGCCGACACCGCCTCGTCGCAGATCACCAACTTCGGGCCGACCGCGAGGGCGCGGGCGATGCCGATCCGCTGGGCCTGACCGCCGGAGAACTGGGACGGATACCGCGCCGAGTGATCCGGGTTCAGCCCGACTCGCTCCATCAGCTCCTTGGTGAAGGCCCGGCGGCCGCCCTTTGGCGCGATGCCCTGGTAGGCCAGGGGAGCGGTGACGATCCGCTCCACCGTGTAGCGCGGGTTCAGTGACGAGAACGGATCCTGGAACACCACCTGTACGTCGTTGCGGAACCGCGCCAGGTCCTTCCCGGTCGCGCGCGTGATGTCCCGCTCCTCGTACTCGAGCGTCCCGCTGGTCGGATCGATCAAGCGGGCGGCGATCCGCGCGGTGGTCGATTTGCCGCTGCCCGACTCGCCGACGATCGCCAGCGTCTCCCCGAGTTCGACGTCGAAACTCACCCGATCCACCGCGGTGAACGGCACCTTAGGCGCCAGCCAGCCGCGGCCCTCGCCCCGGGTGACGAACTCTTTGGTCACTTCGCCCAACCGCAACAAGCTCATAGCGACACCTCATCGTCGATCCGCGGTACTGCGTCCAGCAGCGCGCGGGTGTACTCGTGCTGCGGATCCGAGAAGACCTGCTCAGCCGTGCCGTATTCGACCGGGTCGCCCGCGCACATCACCAGCACCCGCTTGGCGATCGAGCTGATCACCGCAAGGTCGTGCGTGATGAAGATCAGGCCGGCCCCGGTCTCGGCCTGCAGCTCGGCCAGCAGTTCGAGAATCTGCGCCTGCACGGTCACGTCGAGCGCGGTCGTCGGCTCATCCGCGATCAGCAAAGCGGGGGAGCAACACAGCGCCATCGCGATCATGATGCGCTGGCGTTGACCGCCGGAGAACTGGTGCGGGTAATGGTCGATCCGGCGTGCCGGGTCCGGAATACGCACCCGTTCGAGCGCCTCGATCGCCACCCGCCGGGCCTCGCGACGGGTCCCGCCCCGATGTGCCCGGTAGCCCTCCTCGATCTGCAAACCCACTGTGTAGTAGGGATTCAGGGACGACAACGGATCCTGGAAGACCATCGAGATCGCGTTGCCACGGATGCTCCGCAGCTCCGCCTCCGAACGGCCGAGCAACTCCTGGCCGTCCAGCCGAATGCTGCCGGTCGTCCGGCCACCCGGCGGCAGCAGCCCCAGGACGGCGAGCGATGTCATCGACTTGCCCGAGCCGGATTCGCCGACGATGCCGAGTGTGTCGTCGCGGTCGACCGTGAAGGAGACGTTCTTCACCACGTCGACCGGACCGCGACTGGTGGGCAGGGTGACGGTGAGGTCTTCCACCACGAACAGGGATTCGCTCATGACGACGTGACCCTCACTCTCGGATCGAGGGCGGTGTAAATGAGATCGACCACAACGTTGCCTAGGACAACGAAAAACGCCGCCAGCAGGGTGACCGCCATGATCACCGGCTGGTCGTTCTTGGCGATCGAGTCGGCGGCCATCTTCCCGATCCCGTTGAGGCCGAACACCGTCTCGGTGATCAGCGCACCGCCGAGCAGCCCGGCGAAGTCCATGCCGAAGATCGTCGTGATCGGTGTCAGCGCAGGACGGAGCGCGTGCCTGCGCAGGATCAACGATCGGTTCAGTCCCTTCGCCCGGGCGGTCCGGACGAAGTTCTCGGCCAGAGTGTCGATCACGTTCGCCCGGGTGAGCCGTGCGTACAGGCAGGCATAACCGACTGCCAGCACCGTCCACGGCATCAGGTAGGACTGGAACCACAGCCCGGGGTTCTCGCCGAATGCCGGCGCCGACGGGAACGGCAGGATCTGCAGCTTGACCACCAACACGTACTGCAGGACAAGCGCGAGCACGTAGTTCGGCACGCTCACCCCGGTCAGGGCAAGGGCCATCGCGCTCCGGTCCCACCAAGTGCCCTGCTTCACCGCGCTGATCAGGCCACCGACCACTCCGGCGAGAAGCCAGAGCACGGCCGCGCCGACAGCCACAGTGATACTCACCGGGAGGCGGGCAGTGATCATGTTCCACACCGGCTCGTTGGTCTGGAAGCTGTACCCGAGGCAGGGCGCCGAGCAATGCGCCGTCCCGTAATCGCGTCCAGCGAAAATGCCCTGCAGGAACTCCCAGAACTGGGTCAGCAACGGCTGGTTCAACCCGAGCACCGTGCGGATCGAGTCGATCCGCTCCGGCGTACAGGTCTTGCCGCAGATCATCACCGCGGGATCCGGCGAGAGCTTGAAGAAGATCAGGTAGGTGAACAGGCACACCGCCAGCAGGATCACCAGTACGCCGCCCAGCCGGCCGATCACGTAGCGCGTCATCAGGCCGCCTCTCCAGCGTCGACCACCGAGCGGATCTTGTCGCCGAGCACCGTCAGTGACAGCACGGTGAGGAACAGGAACGCGCCGGGAATGGCGAAGAACATCGGGTCCACCGAGTACCAGCTCACCGAGTTGGAGATCATCTGGCCCCACGACGCGGTCGGCGGCGACACTCCGACGCCGAGGAACGACAGGCCGGCCTCCGTACCGATATAGCCCGGTACGGCAAGAGTCGACATGACGATGATCGAGCTGCGCAGGTTCGGCAGGATCTCCCGGAACACCAGCGCGAGACTCGTCGCCCCGGAGGCGCGCGCCGCCTCGACGAACTCACGCTCGGCCAGCGTCATCGTCTGACCGCGGATCACCCGGGCCAGGTACGGCCAGCCGAACGCGCTGATCACCACGACCAGCAGCACCGGGCGGTTCCCGGCGGGCAATGACGACAGGATCGCGATCATGAAGATCAACGCCGGGAACGCCATCAGGAAGTCCATCAGCCGCGAGATCACCTGGTCCACCCAGCCGCGGTAGTACCCGGCCAGCATGCCGAACACGACCCCGAGGATCCCGGTCAGCACGGTGGCCGAGATCGCGATCGTGATCGAGATGCGGGCGCCGTACACGATCCGGGCGAACAGGTCGCGGCCGTTCTGCGGCTCGACGCCGAACCAGTGGTCGGCACTGACCCCGCCGAGCGATCCGTGTGGAACGCCGCCGAGATCGGAGTTGATCGCGCTCGAGTCGAACTCGTACGGCCCCCACCCGCTGATCTTGGTGATCAACGGGGCGAACGCGGCCATCAGCACGACGAGCAGCAGGAATGCGAGGCAGCACACCGCAGCCTTGTCATGCAGGAGTCTGGTCAGGATCCGGGAGGTCGGGGCCGGGGGACCGCCAGGCGCGGCGGTCCCCACCTCCTCGACCTCGAGCAACGTCGGGGCCGTGGACATCGGCTACTTCCCGGCGTCCGACACACCGACCGAGACCAGGTCGATACCACCGGAGAATCCGTCGTGCAGGTAGGCGCCGGCAATGTTGCTACCAGCAACGATCAGCACCTTCTCGTACAACAGCGGAACCACGGGCGCGAGCTTCATGATCTGCTTGTCGAGTTCGCCGTACGCCGCGTTGGCCGCGTTCACGTCCTTCTCGGCGGCGATCTTGTCGATGCTGGCGTTCACGCCCGGGTCGTTCAGCTGTGCCAGGTTCGAGTTGCCCTTGGCGGTGATGTTGCGACCGTCGAACAGCGGCGGCAGGAACGTCGCACCGGACGGCCAGTCCGGGCACCAGCCCGTGATCGCGGCATCGTGCTGCTGCGACGGCGTACCGATCACCTCGTAGTACGTCGAGGTGTCGATCGTGTTGATCTTGACCGTGATCTTCAACGGCTGAAGGGCCTGCTGGACCGCCACCGCCATCGCCTGCATCTTCGGCTGCGCGCGGGTGTCCAGCGTCAGGGTGAAGCCGTCCGCCTTGCCGGCCTCGGTCAGGAGCTTGCGCGCCGCCTCGACATCGCCCTTACCGTCCGGGCTCGGGTACGGGTCGTAGTCCGTGCGGCCGACGACGGTCGGCGGCTGGATGCTGGTGGCGAGGTCGGCCAGAGTCGAGCCGCCGACAGCGTCCCGGACGGTCTGCTTGTTGATGGCGAAGTTGATCGCCTGCCGGACGCGCACGTCGTCGAACGGTTTCTTCGTCGTGTTCAACCCCATGTACGTCGTACAGCCGCCGAGGCCGGACAGCGTTCGCTGCTTGAGCTGCGGGGTCTGCACCCGGGCCACCGTGGCGGCCTGGATCGTGCCGGCGATGGCGTTCGCGTCCGTGCCCTGGCCGGCGATCATCCGCTCGTCGATGGTGGCGCCGTCGAGCCCGAAGGTCCACTGGAAGCCGTCCGGCTTGGCCGCGCGAATGGTGTCGGTCTTGGCGTCCCACTTGTCGTTGCGGACCAGCTTCAGCGAGGCGCCCGGCTTGTACTCCGAGACCTTGTACGGCCCGGAAGCGATCGGCTTGCTGTCGAACTCGGTGCCCGCGCCGGTGCCCTTGGGGAACGGGACGAAGGTGTTCTGCGCGACCACGCTGCCGAAGTCGGCGTACGCCTTCTTCAGATGGAAGACGACGGTCTTCGCGTCCGGCGTCTCGATGGTCGGCAGGTCGCCCGACTTGTACGGACCCTCGTAGTTCGCGGGCGCGGCGATGATCTGCTTCGCATACGGCGAACCGATGCCGATCTCGGGATCCCAGGCCCGGGACACCGCGAACTTCACGTCAGCGCTGGTGATCGGAGCACCGGTCTCGAAGAACAAGCCGTCCTTGAGGGTGAACGTCCAGGTCTTTCCGCCATCGGTCGGCTTGCCGGTATCCGTCGCGAGGTCGGGCTCGATCTTCGTGCCTTCCGCGCCGGGCGCCGCGCCTTGGGTGGTCAGCGTCCGGTAGATCAGCCGGTAGAAGTTGTTCACCCCGCCGTCGAAGCCCCGCACCGGGTCGAGGTGCGAGAAAGCGGTGGTCGCGAGGACCTGCACCGTGCCGCCGGTCGCGGCCGGTCCACCTGGCCCGGCCGAGGCCTTCTCACCGCCGGCCGCATTCCCGGAGCAAGCCGTCAGCACGAGCGCGCCGGATAGCACGAGCCCCACCAGCATCGTCGATCTCTTCATGGATCCTTCTCTCACTTCGCGGGCTCGGCGAGCCCCGGATGGTGTTGTCAGCGGTTCTGGCGCAGCCAAACGCGCATCGCACGGGGTTGGCGGTTGCCCCAGAGGAAGTACGGAACGAACGTCGCCGTCAGCTCGCTTGCCGGGCCATCGGCTTTGGCTGGTAGGACCGGGTAGAGCTCGTCGGACGGAGGCGGCGCGACCCCGACCGTCATCTCCAGTACGACCGAATCCGTCGTCGGGACTGCGCGGGCGTCGGCCACTGCGGCCGGATCCAGCAGCAGGTCGTCGACGGCGGCCGCCACATCTTGTTGCTCGAGGCAATAAACGAGCGGCCCGCGCGCCACCGCGACGGCGCCACGAGTCGCATCGAGATAGGGGTGCGAACCATGCGCCCGGGCCGGCATCCGCAGCACAAGTCGTACGACGTCACCGGCGGCGAACTGCCGGCTCACCGTCAACCAGCCGCCGTCGGTCTGGCCGTCGGCCGGTACGTCGTTCAACTCCACGCCGTCGGCCCATGCTGGAACGCGCAGCGCTAGGGTCCGCTCTTCAGCCGGCGCGCGGTTCACCTCGATCCGGATTTCGCCGTCCCACGGATACGTCGTACGGACCTCGACGGCGAAGTCGCCCGCGTCGATGCGCGCGTCGGCGTACAGGCCGATGTAGAGCGTGCCGCCTCGCTGCGCCGCGACGTAGTCCTGGAGCTGCGCCATCCAACGGACGATGTTCGGCGGGCAGCACGGACAGCCGAACCACGACCGCCGCAACGGCTCGCCACCGCTCTCCGCGCCGCTGCGCTGCTCGTGGTCAGGGCGGCGCTGCAACGGATTGTCGTAGAAAAACGCCGTACCGTCTGCCGACAACCCGACCGCATAAGCGTTGTAGAGAACGGTTTCGAAGACATCCAGGTACGTCGACGCGCCAGTGGCGAGGAACATCCGCCAGGCCCATTGCATCGTCGCGATCGCGGCACACGTCTCGCTGTAGGCGCGTTCGGACGGCAGCTCGTACCGGTCGCCGATCGCCTCATCGGAGTGACGGCTGCCGAGACCTCCGGTGAGGTAGAGCTTGGTCGCGACCATGTCGGCCCAGAGCCGCTCCAATGCCGCCAGCAGCGTTGGGTCGCCCGTCTCCAGGTGTACGTCCGCCGCGCCTGCCGCGAGGTACGCCATCCGGACCGCGTGGCCGGTCACCGACGGGAGCTCGCGGAACGGCGCGTTGTCCTGGAAGTACTCGGCCGGGAAGATGCTGTGCTTCAGGTTGCCTCGGCCTCGCCGGTCGACGAACAGCCTGGCCTGCGTGAGGTAATCGTTGTTGCCGGTCTCGCGATACAGCTCGACCAGCGCCATCTCGACCTCGGGATGACCGCAGACGACTTCCGCGCCTTGCTCGCCGAACTTCTGGACCACGAGGTCGGCGAACCGGGCGGCGATTGCGAGCAGCCGGCCGTCGCCCAACTGCCGGTTCGCCGCGACCGCCGCCTGGATCAGGTGGCCGAGGTTGTACAGCTCATGGCCCCAGCCGAGGTCTTCCCACGGCTTCTTGGTCGACGCGGGGTCCTGGAAGAACGAATTGAGATAGCCGTCTTCCGCCTGGACCTGGGCGAGGAGCTCGACCGCTTCGTCGAAGAATTCCCTTGCGCCATTTGGCTCTTCCAGTCGTCCGAGCTCGTAGGCCAGACCCTCGAGTGTCTTGTAGATGTCGGTGTCGAGGAACGGGTAGCGGCCGCGGTAGCCGCCGGTGGACGGGTCGATCAGGCGGCGCAGGTTGTCGAGGTTGCCGGCCTTCCGCAGCTCCGCGATCGAGTGCGGGATGGTCGCCAGCCGGTTCCGCCGCTGCCAATCGAACAGCAATCCGCCGGTGAGCTGGACCGCGTCAGTACGCAATGGGGTGACCGCGCCGGCCGTCGTCTGGACCGCACTATTCCTCGTCGGCCGATCAGTGCTGTGTGACATTGCACTGACACTAGAGTGCGATCGACCGGCCTGACAAGCAGTTCTAGTGGTTGGGTCGGACGAGGCCGGTTTCGTAGCCGAGGACTACCAGTGCGACGCGGTCCCGGAGTCCGGTTTTGGCCAGAATGCGGCCGATATGGGTCTTGACAGTTGCCTCGGACAACGTGAAGAGCTTGGCGATCTCGCCGTTGGAAAGACCCCTCGCCACCTCGACCAGGACCTCGCGTTCGCGGGCGGTCAACTCGGCAAGGTCGGGTCGTTCCTGGTCGGCGTCGGGGAGTTGTCCGGCGAAGTGCTCGAGCAGCCGGCGCGTCGTACTGGGGGAGACGACCGCGTCGCCGGAATGCACTTGACGGATAGCCGTGAGCAGGTCCGCGGGTGGGGTGTTCTTCAGCAGGAAGCCCGCGGCGCCGGCCTTGATCGCGGCGAAGGCGTACTCGTCGAGGTCGAAGGTGGTCAGCACGATCACCTTCGGTGCCTCGGGCAACGACTGGAGCCGCCGGGTGGCCTCGACCCCGTCCAGGCGGGGCATTCGGACGTCCATCAGTACGACGTCGCTGGCCGTCACCTGCAACCGCTCGAGCGCCTCGCCGCCGTCACCGGCCTGACCGACGACCCGCATATCGGCCTGGGAGTCCACCAGCATGGTGAATCCGGCCCGCACCAGCTCCTGGTCATCCACCAGGAATACGCGGATCACGCCATCGTCGGTCACTGACTTCCTCCAACTTGCAGTTCATACGGGAGCCGGGCGATCACCTCGTAACCACCACCGGCTCGTGGTCCGGCACTGACCGTACCGCCCGAGATCGAGGCGCGTTGCCGCATCCCGACCAGGCCGTGGCCCGGATCGTTGCTCGTCGCGGCGGCGGCACCGCGCCCGTCGTCGGTCACCACCACGGTCAGCATCTCGCGCCCATACTCGAGATCGACGGACGTGTGGGCCCCCGGCCCGGCGTGTTTCAGCGTGTTGGTCAGACCTTCTTGAACGATCCGGTACGCCGTGAGGCCGAGCAGCGCGGGCAGGTCCCGCGCCTGGCCGCGAATCTCGAACTCGACGGTCAGACCCGCGTTGCGCACGTTCTCGATCAGCTCGGGCAGTTGCGATACGCCCGGCTGCGGTCGCGGCTGATCCGGGTCGAGCTCCGCCTGGGTGTCCGCCTTGAGCAGGCCGAGCATCTTGCGCATCTCGGTCAGCGAGGCCCGGCCGGTATCGCCGATGGTCGCAAGCGCCTTCTTGGCCTGATCCGGATTCGCGTCGGCGGCGTACAGACCGCCGTCGGCCTGCACGATCATGATCGACAACCCGTGCGCGACGACGTCGTGGATCTCG
Encoded here:
- a CDS encoding response regulator transcription factor; this translates as MTDDGVIRVFLVDDQELVRAGFTMLVDSQADMRVVGQAGDGGEALERLQVTASDVVLMDVRMPRLDGVEATRRLQSLPEAPKVIVLTTFDLDEYAFAAIKAGAAGFLLKNTPPADLLTAIRQVHSGDAVVSPSTTRRLLEHFAGQLPDADQERPDLAELTAREREVLVEVARGLSNGEIAKLFTLSEATVKTHIGRILAKTGLRDRVALVVLGYETGLVRPNH
- a CDS encoding ATP-binding cassette domain-containing protein, producing the protein MSLLRLGEVTKEFVTRGEGRGWLAPKVPFTAVDRVSFDVELGETLAIVGESGSGKSTTARIAARLIDPTSGTLEYEERDITRATGKDLARFRNDVQVVFQDPFSSLNPRYTVERIVTAPLAYQGIAPKGGRRAFTKELMERVGLNPDHSARYPSQFSGGQAQRIGIARALAVGPKLVICDEAVSALDVSIQAQILNLLMRLQRESGFSYIFIAHDLAVVRQIAQRVAVMNQGRIVELGSRDAVFDQPQHEYTKTLLAAVPRINPEWDRRRRSREQERTLTR
- a CDS encoding ABC transporter substrate-binding protein, which codes for MKRSTMLVGLVLSGALVLTACSGNAAGGEKASAGPGGPAATGGTVQVLATTAFSHLDPVRGFDGGVNNFYRLIYRTLTTQGAAPGAEGTKIEPDLATDTGKPTDGGKTWTFTLKDGLFFETGAPITSADVKFAVSRAWDPEIGIGSPYAKQIIAAPANYEGPYKSGDLPTIETPDAKTVVFHLKKAYADFGSVVAQNTFVPFPKGTGAGTEFDSKPIASGPYKVSEYKPGASLKLVRNDKWDAKTDTIRAAKPDGFQWTFGLDGATIDERMIAGQGTDANAIAGTIQAATVARVQTPQLKQRTLSGLGGCTTYMGLNTTKKPFDDVRVRQAINFAINKQTVRDAVGGSTLADLATSIQPPTVVGRTDYDPYPSPDGKGDVEAARKLLTEAGKADGFTLTLDTRAQPKMQAMAVAVQQALQPLKITVKINTIDTSTYYEVIGTPSQQHDAAITGWCPDWPSGATFLPPLFDGRNITAKGNSNLAQLNDPGVNASIDKIAAEKDVNAANAAYGELDKQIMKLAPVVPLLYEKVLIVAGSNIAGAYLHDGFSGGIDLVSVGVSDAGK
- a CDS encoding ABC transporter ATP-binding protein encodes the protein MSESLFVVEDLTVTLPTSRGPVDVVKNVSFTVDRDDTLGIVGESGSGKSMTSLAVLGLLPPGGRTTGSIRLDGQELLGRSEAELRSIRGNAISMVFQDPLSSLNPYYTVGLQIEEGYRAHRGGTRREARRVAIEALERVRIPDPARRIDHYPHQFSGGQRQRIMIAMALCCSPALLIADEPTTALDVTVQAQILELLAELQAETGAGLIFITHDLAVISSIAKRVLVMCAGDPVEYGTAEQVFSDPQHEYTRALLDAVPRIDDEVSL
- a CDS encoding glycoside hydrolase family 127 protein; the encoded protein is MSHSTDRPTRNSAVQTTAGAVTPLRTDAVQLTGGLLFDWQRRNRLATIPHSIAELRKAGNLDNLRRLIDPSTGGYRGRYPFLDTDIYKTLEGLAYELGRLEEPNGAREFFDEAVELLAQVQAEDGYLNSFFQDPASTKKPWEDLGWGHELYNLGHLIQAAVAANRQLGDGRLLAIAARFADLVVQKFGEQGAEVVCGHPEVEMALVELYRETGNNDYLTQARLFVDRRGRGNLKHSIFPAEYFQDNAPFRELPSVTGHAVRMAYLAAGAADVHLETGDPTLLAALERLWADMVATKLYLTGGLGSRHSDEAIGDRYELPSERAYSETCAAIATMQWAWRMFLATGASTYLDVFETVLYNAYAVGLSADGTAFFYDNPLQRRPDHEQRSGAESGGEPLRRSWFGCPCCPPNIVRWMAQLQDYVAAQRGGTLYIGLYADARIDAGDFAVEVRTTYPWDGEIRIEVNRAPAEERTLALRVPAWADGVELNDVPADGQTDGGWLTVSRQFAAGDVVRLVLRMPARAHGSHPYLDATRGAVAVARGPLVYCLEQQDVAAAVDDLLLDPAAVADARAVPTTDSVVLEMTVGVAPPPSDELYPVLPAKADGPASELTATFVPYFLWGNRQPRAMRVWLRQNR
- a CDS encoding ABC transporter permease; this encodes MSTAPTLLEVEEVGTAAPGGPPAPTSRILTRLLHDKAAVCCLAFLLLVVLMAAFAPLITKISGWGPYEFDSSAINSDLGGVPHGSLGGVSADHWFGVEPQNGRDLFARIVYGARISITIAISATVLTGILGVVFGMLAGYYRGWVDQVISRLMDFLMAFPALIFMIAILSSLPAGNRPVLLVVVISAFGWPYLARVIRGQTMTLAEREFVEAARASGATSLALVFREILPNLRSSIIVMSTLAVPGYIGTEAGLSFLGVGVSPPTASWGQMISNSVSWYSVDPMFFAIPGAFLFLTVLSLTVLGDKIRSVVDAGEAA
- a CDS encoding alpha/beta fold hydrolase; the encoded protein is MTSYTIPGMHVREHTLEVPLNWWDDSDQRRITVFARELVDPVRKNENLPCLLFLQGGPGGKAPRPTEAKGWIGEALKTYRVVLLDQRGTGRSTPVDGRRMSSFDTAEQAADYLACFRADSIVADAEHLRTTVYGGVRWSTLGQSYGGFITLTYLSQAPEGLLACYVTGGLASVTPDAAEVYRRTYPRVEAKNREFYRRYPHNVDVVAAIADRLAVGDVRLPDGDLLTVRRFQSLGLDFGMKPGYERMHWLLDEAFTGDDLSETFLSQVTVRTSFSDGPLFAALQESIYGSGDSGTSWAAERERAARPAFAESARPLLFTGEMMYPWMFEEIRVLRPFRDAVELLAARSPWGPLYDLDRLASNEVPVAAAVYFDDMYVDSGLQLETAARVGNLQAWVTNEYEHDGLSSEQVYCRLTELVRSIGGGVRATP
- a CDS encoding sensor histidine kinase: MKGIVQARWTNRREMAFDVVLAGGLTFFGVIFSVTQEGYTGIISLGMLAPLLFRRTHTAQVFAVCSGTAVLQWLAGIDLMAGNVGLLVALYAIAVYGNQRQSRFALGVGMIGVLMAVSRYYTGSDWKQQFTMLLTFGAVVLGVWAIGERRRTRTLYVDQLEERAAQLERDRDREAKLAVSNERTRIAREIHDVVAHGLSIMIVQADGGLYAADANPDQAKKALATIGDTGRASLTEMRKMLGLLKADTQAELDPDQPRPQPGVSQLPELIENVRNAGLTVEFEIRGQARDLPALLGLTAYRIVQEGLTNTLKHAGPGAHTSVDLEYGREMLTVVVTDDGRGAAAATSNDPGHGLVGMRQRASISGGTVSAGPRAGGGYEVIARLPYELQVGGSQ
- a CDS encoding ABC transporter permease; this encodes MTRYVIGRLGGVLVILLAVCLFTYLIFFKLSPDPAVMICGKTCTPERIDSIRTVLGLNQPLLTQFWEFLQGIFAGRDYGTAHCSAPCLGYSFQTNEPVWNMITARLPVSITVAVGAAVLWLLAGVVGGLISAVKQGTWWDRSAMALALTGVSVPNYVLALVLQYVLVVKLQILPFPSAPAFGENPGLWFQSYLMPWTVLAVGYACLYARLTRANVIDTLAENFVRTARAKGLNRSLILRRHALRPALTPITTIFGMDFAGLLGGALITETVFGLNGIGKMAADSIAKNDQPVIMAVTLLAAFFVVLGNVVVDLIYTALDPRVRVTSS
- a CDS encoding GntR family transcriptional regulator, whose product is MSTEKASSARPLPSVRRLKRESLRDNVAHALRAAVISGEMEPGTVYSAPMLGAKFGVSATPVREAMLDLVKEGLVISLPNKGFRVTEMSDDDLDNVTSLRLLIEPPTVRDVVPLIPAEDFPRLRELAEDIVVAAEAGNLIDYIEADRVFHVTLLAYSGNSRLVDVVSDLRSQTRLLGLTPLVESGRLGQSAAEHHELVDLVEARDAAGAEQLMLRHIGHVRGLWAGPHPED